In the Setaria italica strain Yugu1 chromosome VI, Setaria_italica_v2.0, whole genome shotgun sequence genome, one interval contains:
- the LOC101764645 gene encoding nucleobase-ascorbate transporter 2 isoform X1: MEMTDMKPEEMSHPPMDQLLGMEYCIDSNPSWGGAVVLGFQHFILCLGTAVMIPTMLVPLMGGNAHDKALVVQTVLFVTGINTMLQTLFGTRLPTIIGGSYAFIIPVISIISDPSLMQIADDHTRFKMTMRAIQGALIISSCIQIILGYSQLWGVCSRFFSPLGMVPVIALAGLGLFERGFPVIGKCVEIGLPMLVLFVTLSQYLKHVPVRHFPILERFSVLISIALVWVYAHILTVSGAYKHSSLLTQVNCHTNRANLITTAPWISIPYPLQWGAPTFSADHSFGMMSAVLVSLIESTGAFMAAARLASATPPPPFVLSRGIGWQGIGLLFDGLFGTVSGSTVSVENVGLLGSTRIGSRRVIQISAGFMIFFSILGRFGALFASIPFTLFAAIYCVLFGYVGAVGLSFMQFTNMNSMRNLFIIGISLFLGISIPEYFFQFTISAQHSPAHTRAGWFNDLINTIFSSPPTVGFIISVILDNTLEVRNRAKDRGMPWWARFRTFRGDSRNEEFYNLPFNLNRFFPPS, encoded by the exons ATGGAGATGACTGACATGAAGCCAGAGGAGATGAGCCACCCACCCATGGACCAGCTGCTAGGAATGGAGTACTGCATAGACTCCAATCCATCCTGGG GAGGGGCTGTTGTGCTGGGCTTCCAGCATTTCATCCTTTGCCTTGGGACGGCAGTGATGATCCCCACCATGCTGGTTCCCCTCATGGGAGGAAATGCC CATGACAAGGCATTGGTGGTACAGACAGTGCTGTTTGTGACTGGGATAAATACAATGCTCCAAACTCTGTTTGGAACTCGTCTACCTACCATCATCGGTGGGTCATATGCATTCATAATCCCGGTCATATCAATAATCAGTGACCCCTCACTGATGCAAATTGCTGATGACCATACA AGGTTCAAAATGACAATGAGAGCCATACAGGGGGCCCTGATAATATCCTCCTGCATTCAAATAATACTTGGCTACAGCCAGTTATGGGGGGTATGCTCCAG GTTCTTCAGCCCACTTGGGATGGTTCCAGTGATTGCACTGGCGGGGCTTGGCCTTTTTGAGAGAGGATTCCCAGTG ATTGGAAAATGCGTGGAGATTGGTCTTCCGATGCTCGTCCTATTTGTGACACTTTCCCAATATCTGAAGCATGTGCCAGTGCGCCATTTTCCGATTTTGGAGAGGTTCTCGGTGCTCATCTCCATTGCACTTGTCTGGGTATATGCCCACATCCTCACTGTGAGCGGGGCATACAAACATAGCTCGCTGCTCACCCAGGTCAATTGCCACACCAACCGTGCCAATCTCATCACAACTGCACCATG GATCAGTATTCCATACCCACTGCAATGGGGTGCACCGACGTTCAGTGCAGATCATTCATTCGGTATGATGTCTGCCGTGCTGGTGTCCTTAATAGAG TCTACTGGAGCATTTATGGCTGCTGCCCGGTTGGCAAGTGcgacgccaccaccaccgtttGTCCTGAGTAGGGGCATTGGATGGCAG GGAATTGGTCTGCTATTCGACGGTCTATTTGGTACTGTGAGCGGCTCTACAGTCTCTGT GGAGAATGTCGGTCTCCTAGGATCAACCAGGATTGGTAGCAGAAGAGTGATCCAGATCTCTGCTGGTTTCAtgatcttcttctccatcctag GGCGATTTGGAGCGCTCTTCGCATCGATCCCATTCACACTGTTTGCCGCCATATATTGCGTGTTGTTTGGCTATGTCG GTGCTGTGGGGCTCTCCTTTATGCAGTTCACAAACATGAACTCGATGCGCAACCTCTTCATCATAGGCATCTCACTCTTCCTTGGCATCTCCATCCCAGAGTACTTCTTCCAGTTTACAATAAGCGCTCAGCATAGCCCAGCACACACAAGAGCCGGATGG TTCAATGACCTCATCAACACCATCTTTTCCTCACCCCCAACCGTAGGATTCATCATCTCGGTGATCCTCGACAACACGTTGGAGGTGAGAAACAGGGCGAAGGACCGCGGGATGCCTTGGTGGGCGAGGTTCAGGACGTTCCGCGGTGACAGCCGGAATGAGGAGTTCTACAACCTGCCATTCAACCTCAACCGGTTCTTCCCACCATCATAA
- the LOC101764645 gene encoding nucleobase-ascorbate transporter 2 isoform X2, with protein sequence MEMTDMKPEEMSHPPMDQLLGMEYCIDSNPSWGGAVVLGFQHFILCLGTAVMIPTMLVPLMGGNAHDKALVVQTVLFVTGINTMLQTLFGTRLPTIIGGSYAFIIPVISIISDPSLMQIADDHTRFKMTMRAIQGALIISSCIQIILGYSQLWGVCSRFFSPLGMVPVIALAGLGLFERGFPVIGKCVEIGLPMLVLFVTLSQYLKHVPVRHFPILERFSVLISIALVWVYAHILTVSGAYKHSSLLTQVNCHTNRANLITTAPWISIPYPLQWGAPTFSADHSFGMMSAVLVSLIESTGAFMAAARLASATPPPPFVLSRGIGWQGIGLLFDGLFGTVSGSTVSVENVGLLGSTRIGSRRVIQISAGFMIFFSILGRFGALFASIPFTLFAAIYCVLFGYVGAVGLSFMQFTNMNSMRNLFIIGISLFLGISIPEYFFQFTISAQHSPAHTRAGWDSSSR encoded by the exons ATGGAGATGACTGACATGAAGCCAGAGGAGATGAGCCACCCACCCATGGACCAGCTGCTAGGAATGGAGTACTGCATAGACTCCAATCCATCCTGGG GAGGGGCTGTTGTGCTGGGCTTCCAGCATTTCATCCTTTGCCTTGGGACGGCAGTGATGATCCCCACCATGCTGGTTCCCCTCATGGGAGGAAATGCC CATGACAAGGCATTGGTGGTACAGACAGTGCTGTTTGTGACTGGGATAAATACAATGCTCCAAACTCTGTTTGGAACTCGTCTACCTACCATCATCGGTGGGTCATATGCATTCATAATCCCGGTCATATCAATAATCAGTGACCCCTCACTGATGCAAATTGCTGATGACCATACA AGGTTCAAAATGACAATGAGAGCCATACAGGGGGCCCTGATAATATCCTCCTGCATTCAAATAATACTTGGCTACAGCCAGTTATGGGGGGTATGCTCCAG GTTCTTCAGCCCACTTGGGATGGTTCCAGTGATTGCACTGGCGGGGCTTGGCCTTTTTGAGAGAGGATTCCCAGTG ATTGGAAAATGCGTGGAGATTGGTCTTCCGATGCTCGTCCTATTTGTGACACTTTCCCAATATCTGAAGCATGTGCCAGTGCGCCATTTTCCGATTTTGGAGAGGTTCTCGGTGCTCATCTCCATTGCACTTGTCTGGGTATATGCCCACATCCTCACTGTGAGCGGGGCATACAAACATAGCTCGCTGCTCACCCAGGTCAATTGCCACACCAACCGTGCCAATCTCATCACAACTGCACCATG GATCAGTATTCCATACCCACTGCAATGGGGTGCACCGACGTTCAGTGCAGATCATTCATTCGGTATGATGTCTGCCGTGCTGGTGTCCTTAATAGAG TCTACTGGAGCATTTATGGCTGCTGCCCGGTTGGCAAGTGcgacgccaccaccaccgtttGTCCTGAGTAGGGGCATTGGATGGCAG GGAATTGGTCTGCTATTCGACGGTCTATTTGGTACTGTGAGCGGCTCTACAGTCTCTGT GGAGAATGTCGGTCTCCTAGGATCAACCAGGATTGGTAGCAGAAGAGTGATCCAGATCTCTGCTGGTTTCAtgatcttcttctccatcctag GGCGATTTGGAGCGCTCTTCGCATCGATCCCATTCACACTGTTTGCCGCCATATATTGCGTGTTGTTTGGCTATGTCG GTGCTGTGGGGCTCTCCTTTATGCAGTTCACAAACATGAACTCGATGCGCAACCTCTTCATCATAGGCATCTCACTCTTCCTTGGCATCTCCATCCCAGAGTACTTCTTCCAGTTTACAATAAGCGCTCAGCATAGCCCAGCACACACAAGAGCCGGATGG GATTCATCATCTCGGTGA